Within the Nocardioides humi genome, the region GGCGCACCCCGCGACGACGCGGCGGTGAGACCGGGTCTCCGGGCATTCAGCAGACGAAGGTAAGGTTGTCATTACCTAATCTTCGGATCCGACACCAGGAGTCCCACCACCCATGAGAAGGCCCTCCTCCTCCCGTCTGCTCGGGCTGGCCGCCGTCGGCCTGGCCGGCGTCGGCAGCGCCTGCACCGCCGCCGACGAGCCTGCGGACGCCGCGGACTCCGACCGGGGCTCCGGCGGCTACACCGCCGGCGACTACACCGCCACCGGCAGCTACACCACTCCCGGCGGGGCCGAGAAGCTCGAGGTCAGCCTGACCCTCGACGCCGACGGCACCATCAGCGCCCTCACCGTCACCCCGCTCGGGGTGAACCCGAACTCGAAGAAGTTCCAGGCCCAGTTCGCCAGCGGCATCGCCGACGTCGCGGTCGGCAAGAGCATCGCCTCGCTCTCGGTGGACAAGGTCGCCGGGTCGTCCCTGTCGTCCGGCGGCTTCAACAGCGCCCTCGATGCGATCGCCGACGCGGCCCAGCCGTGACCCCGGCCGCGCCGCCGGCGACCGGGCACGCGTTCGCGGCGCTCGGCACCCGGTGGGAGGTCGCCGGCGACGCGCTCGACCTGGCGCCCGCGCTCCGCGCGCTCGACGACCTGGACCGCACCTGGTCCCGGTTCCGTGAGGACTCGGTGGTCGCCCACGTCGCGCGGCGCGGCGGCGTCATCCCGCTCGACCCGGCGACCACGCGACTGCTCGACCTCTACGACCGGCTCGACGCGCTCACGGGAGGGGCGGTCAACCCGCTGGTCGGCGGCAGCCTCGAGGCGCTCGGGTACGACGCGTCGTACTCCCTCGTCGCCGGCGCTCCGGTCGCCGCGCCCCCGTGGCGCGACGTCGTGCGGACCCCGGAGCGGCTGGAGCTGCCGGCGCCGTGCGTGGTCGACATCGGTGCCGCCGGGAAGGGGCTCGCCGTCGATCTCGTCGCCGAGGCGCTCGACCGCCCGGCCGGCGCGCTGCACTGGGTCGACGCCAGCGGCGACCTGTGGAACGCCCCCGGCCACCGCCCCCTCCGGGTCGCCCTCGAGGACCCCGCCGACCCGGCGGCGGCCGTCGGCGTCGTGGAGGTCGCCCCGGGACAGGCGATCGCCGCGTCCGCGACCAACCGCCGGGCCTGGGGCGACGGGCTCCACCACGTCCTCGACGCCCGCACCGGCGAGCCGGTCCGCCGGGTGATCGCCACCTGGGCGATCGCGGACTCCGCCCTGCTCGCCGACGGCGCCGCGACGGCGCTCTTCTTCGCCGCGGCCGACCGGGTCGCCGCCGACCTCGGCGTCGTGGCCGTCCGCCTCCTCAGCGACCGCACCGTCGACGTCGGCGACGGCTTCACCGGAGAGGTCTTCACGTGATCGCCACTCGACTGGACTCCGCGCTCGGGCGCCTCCCGATGTACCGCGTCGTCTCCGGCGCGCTCGGGGCACTGGTGCTCGTCGCCCTCGTCCTGGCGGCGACCGGCCGCCTCGACCGCACCGTCTTCGGCCTGCCCGCGATGCTGCTGACGCTCGCCGTCCTGGTCGTCGCCTCGGTGGCCGCCAACCAGGCGGTGGCCCGGCTCCGCGGCCTGCGGCCGCACCCGGAGTCGGCGCTGATCACCGCGCTCCTGCTGTGGTTCCTGTACTGGCCGACCACGGATCCGGCGGAGCTGGCCTGGCTGGGCCTCGTCGCGGTGCTCGCGACCCTGAGCAAGTACGTCCTCGTCCGGCACGCCCGCCACCTCTTCAACCCCGCCGCCGCCGGCGTGGTGCTCCTGGCGCTCGTGGGCTGGGCCGCCGGCACGCCGGAGTCGCTGCCGTTCACGACCTGGTGGATCGGCAGCCAGGTCCTGCTCCCCTGGGTCGTCGTCGCCGGGGTCCTCGTGCTGTGGCGGGTGCGCCGGGTGCTGCACGTGGCGGTCTTCGTCGTGGCCGCCACGGCGCTCACCGCCGGGGCGCTGCACGACCAGGCGCTCCCCTGGGCCGACGGCCTCCGGTTCGCGCTCGAGTCGTCGCCGGTGGTCTTCTTCGCGGCCCTCATGCTCACCGAGCCGCTCACCCTGGCGCCCCGCCGGCCGCACCAGGTGCTCGCCGCCCTCGTCGCCGCGGTCGTCTTCACGCTGCCGCTCACCGCGCTCGCCGCCGGGTACCTGCTCGACCTCGGCCCGATCGGCGGCAGCTACGAGATCGCCCTCCTGGCCGCCAACCTGGTCGCCTTCGCGTGCGGCCAGCGCGGCACCCACCTCGAGGTGCGAGCGGTCCGCCCGATCGGCGCCGACACGGTCGAGGTCGCCTTCGCGCCGCACCGCCGGCTGCGCTTCCTCCCCGGGCAGTACGTCGAGCTCGACCTCGGCGCGACCGGCGCCGCCAGCGACCGCCGGGGGCTGCGCCGGATCCTCAGCATCAGCAGCCCGCCGGGCGAGGAGATCACCGTCGCGG harbors:
- a CDS encoding FMN-binding protein; translation: MRRPSSSRLLGLAAVGLAGVGSACTAADEPADAADSDRGSGGYTAGDYTATGSYTTPGGAEKLEVSLTLDADGTISALTVTPLGVNPNSKKFQAQFASGIADVAVGKSIASLSVDKVAGSSLSSGGFNSALDAIADAAQP
- a CDS encoding FAD:protein FMN transferase, yielding MTPAAPPATGHAFAALGTRWEVAGDALDLAPALRALDDLDRTWSRFREDSVVAHVARRGGVIPLDPATTRLLDLYDRLDALTGGAVNPLVGGSLEALGYDASYSLVAGAPVAAPPWRDVVRTPERLELPAPCVVDIGAAGKGLAVDLVAEALDRPAGALHWVDASGDLWNAPGHRPLRVALEDPADPAAAVGVVEVAPGQAIAASATNRRAWGDGLHHVLDARTGEPVRRVIATWAIADSALLADGAATALFFAAADRVAADLGVVAVRLLSDRTVDVGDGFTGEVFT
- a CDS encoding FAD-dependent oxidoreductase, giving the protein MIATRLDSALGRLPMYRVVSGALGALVLVALVLAATGRLDRTVFGLPAMLLTLAVLVVASVAANQAVARLRGLRPHPESALITALLLWFLYWPTTDPAELAWLGLVAVLATLSKYVLVRHARHLFNPAAAGVVLLALVGWAAGTPESLPFTTWWIGSQVLLPWVVVAGVLVLWRVRRVLHVAVFVVAATALTAGALHDQALPWADGLRFALESSPVVFFAALMLTEPLTLAPRRPHQVLAALVAAVVFTLPLTALAAGYLLDLGPIGGSYEIALLAANLVAFACGQRGTHLEVRAVRPIGADTVEVAFAPHRRLRFLPGQYVELDLGATGAASDRRGLRRILSISSPPGEEITVAVRVTDPPSAFKAALQALAPGDRVRATLVGGDFVWSRREAPLLLVAGGIGVTPYLSQLRAERHRGYDDVVLVYGTTADPVPYADELAATAARVVLVSPTRPAGVPDDWEHVPGTDLSAELIAAAVADRHRRRTYLSGPPRMVNALRLALPRARVDQFSGY